From Segatella copri, the proteins below share one genomic window:
- a CDS encoding TolC family protein, whose translation MNRKKIIKNRVVACFSAILLLLPATVGAQHFDAHIAGRKVTLQECFDLAARQNLQMQAGKKSVERAQVMQGTAWELDKTEVAFSQNPATGGESDNGFTFTQSLDFPTVYASRRNQLKAETQAEKSRLNVVSQQLKAEIANTYYQMLYQTHRLQILERIDSVLERYSQIAEMRYKAGESRQLEYLSADRKCNENRLEMADVKSEIERLQIDLMTQLNTQEPIKPAEENLTAIAAQNLNTYNYQQSADGLYQQDKLIALDKEIKAAKTGFAPSLSLSLRTQCVISSWNPYNIDRSRFAEGNFFGFEIGVGIPLFYGSTKAKVKAAQKDRELAEIEMRQEQTEKERDYRLCTKRLQAASNRLKYYEQNNQAHSAQISKLSAIEYENGEISYIEYVNAIEETIDVLMKHADAINEYNQAVIAIQRLTGIM comes from the coding sequence ATGAACAGAAAAAAGATAATAAAGAATAGGGTGGTGGCTTGCTTTTCCGCCATCCTGCTCCTGCTGCCAGCCACAGTCGGAGCCCAGCATTTTGATGCTCATATTGCGGGCAGGAAAGTTACCCTGCAGGAATGTTTCGATTTGGCTGCCCGACAGAACCTTCAGATGCAGGCAGGAAAGAAGTCGGTAGAGCGTGCGCAGGTGATGCAAGGCACGGCTTGGGAACTGGATAAAACCGAGGTCGCTTTCTCTCAAAACCCTGCTACGGGTGGCGAATCGGACAACGGATTTACCTTTACCCAGAGCCTCGATTTTCCTACCGTCTACGCCTCACGCCGCAACCAGCTGAAGGCTGAAACCCAGGCAGAAAAGAGTCGCCTGAACGTGGTTAGCCAGCAACTGAAGGCTGAAATCGCCAACACCTATTATCAGATGCTTTATCAGACTCACAGACTCCAGATATTGGAGCGAATCGACTCAGTATTAGAGCGTTACAGCCAGATTGCAGAAATGCGTTACAAGGCAGGAGAGAGCCGCCAGCTGGAATATCTCTCAGCCGACCGCAAATGCAACGAAAACCGTCTGGAAATGGCAGATGTAAAGAGCGAAATCGAGCGTCTGCAAATCGACCTCATGACGCAGCTCAACACGCAGGAGCCCATAAAACCGGCAGAAGAGAATCTCACGGCCATCGCAGCCCAGAATCTCAATACCTATAATTATCAGCAGTCTGCCGACGGTCTTTACCAGCAGGATAAGCTCATCGCTCTCGATAAGGAAATCAAGGCAGCCAAGACGGGTTTTGCTCCGAGTTTATCCTTATCTTTGCGCACCCAATGTGTCATTTCCAGTTGGAATCCATACAACATAGACCGTTCAAGATTTGCCGAGGGCAATTTCTTCGGTTTCGAGATTGGCGTAGGCATTCCTTTGTTTTATGGTTCTACGAAGGCAAAGGTCAAGGCAGCTCAGAAAGACCGCGAATTGGCTGAAATCGAAATGCGTCAGGAGCAGACAGAGAAAGAGCGTGATTACCGTCTCTGTACGAAGCGCCTGCAGGCAGCATCCAACCGTCTGAAATATTACGAGCAGAACAACCAGGCACATTCTGCGCAAATTTCGAAGTTGAGTGCGATAGAATATGAAAATGGCGAAATTTCGTATATTGAATACGTGAATGCCATCGAGGAAACCATCGATGTTCTGATGAAGCATGCCGATGCGATTAATGAATACAATCAGGCAGTCATCGCCATCCAGCGTCTTACGGGCATAATGTAG
- a CDS encoding CHC2 zinc finger domain-containing protein has protein sequence MMEKYEIQKLRELPIEKVAKEMGMKVEHHKALCPFHDDHHASLTFNKIKNSCRCYVCMRSSIGTIDLAMRYLGKDFPSACRWLAGEHQIQLEEDSSSGKNFSFGGSSGRGASSGSSSGDSSSGDNSGKSSFDASRYARFFEHPWLNQAARRFLFEERKIDWRVVNWCRLTSWTDKKGINWLQIPYFDTDRRLIGIQNRNLDYKKKKSSSGGCSSEGNVSSEEKSPGEEKEQDAPRFRFPYGARCSIYNLPVVKRLKPGERLFITEGCSDCWAMLSAGHKAIAIPSATLLKPEDKQLLTDIGRLYQVEFHMFPDQDVPGESLFMQLREMLPQLVHHQLPPGCKDFSEYYLLGAAATSGSKEPINK, from the coding sequence ATGATGGAGAAATATGAGATTCAGAAACTGCGCGAGCTTCCGATAGAGAAGGTCGCGAAAGAGATGGGGATGAAGGTAGAGCACCATAAGGCGCTCTGCCCCTTCCATGACGACCACCACGCCAGCCTTACGTTCAACAAGATCAAGAACAGCTGCAGATGCTATGTCTGCATGAGGAGTTCTATCGGCACCATCGACCTGGCGATGAGATACCTGGGGAAGGATTTCCCGTCGGCTTGCCGATGGCTCGCTGGGGAACATCAGATTCAGCTGGAGGAGGATTCTTCTTCGGGGAAAAACTTTTCCTTTGGGGGGTCTTCGGGCAGAGGGGCTTCTTCGGGCTCTTCATCCGGTGATTCTTCTTCGGGTGATAATTCGGGGAAATCTTCCTTCGATGCAAGCAGGTATGCGAGATTCTTTGAGCATCCCTGGCTCAACCAGGCAGCTCGGAGATTTCTCTTCGAGGAGAGGAAGATTGACTGGAGAGTGGTGAACTGGTGTAGACTGACTTCATGGACGGATAAGAAGGGCATCAACTGGCTGCAGATTCCTTACTTCGATACCGATAGGCGGCTTATAGGAATCCAGAACCGGAACCTGGATTACAAGAAGAAAAAATCTTCATCGGGAGGTTGTTCTTCTGAGGGGAATGTTTCTTCTGAAGAAAAAAGTCCGGGCGAAGAAAAGGAGCAGGATGCTCCCCGCTTCCGGTTCCCTTACGGCGCAAGATGCAGCATCTATAACCTGCCGGTTGTGAAGAGACTAAAACCGGGCGAGAGGCTGTTTATTACAGAGGGATGTAGCGACTGCTGGGCGATGCTTTCTGCCGGACATAAGGCGATTGCCATCCCTTCTGCCACGCTTCTCAAGCCCGAGGATAAGCAGCTGCTGACGGATATCGGAAGACTGTATCAGGTGGAATTCCATATGTTTCCTGATCAGGATGTGCCGGGCGAAAGCCTCTTCATGCAACTCAGGGAGATGCTCCCCCAGCTGGTTCACCATCAGTTGCCACCGGGCTGTAAGGATTTCAGCGAATACTATCTTTTAGGGGCTGCTGCAACTTCCGGGAGCAAGGAGCCGATAAACAAATGA
- a CDS encoding ATP-binding protein has product MAKIERQKRIYRKRIPYGMQNFEDVMERDCYYVDKTPFIEKIEESNMYFFFIRPRRFGKSLTLSMLENYYDINKKDKFESLFGKLYIGENPTPERNSYLILHLNFAMISAGLDNYKKGLDAHCNNKFNSFCSRYAHLLPPHTKEEMNQKEDAVAQLGFLCDKCAEAGLKIYLFIDEYDHFTNQILAHKEHETRYREQTHGEGYLRHFFDTIKGAAGDSLGRVFVTGVSPVTMDDLTSGFNIGTNYSLSPEFNEMVGFTEDEVREMLAYYASVLPFRHSVDELIEVMKPWYDNYCFSIRRYGKTTMYNSVMVLNFVDNYIRNDYDIPDSMLETNIRIDYDKIRMLIRHDKEFAHDASIIQDIVTKGFTTGTLMENFPAERINDPDNFLSLLFYFGMVTIGGTYQGNTRFVVPNEVVRDQMYTYLLDTYKENDLTFEQYDKTQLESKLAYEGTFKPYFAYIADCLKRFSSQRDKQKGEAYVHGFTLAMTSQCKFYRPISELDNDGGYADIFLLPLCNIYKDMEDSYIVELKYCKPGTSDEQLNHLFEEASAQVRRYADSDIVRESVKRTKLHQLVVIYRGAEMAMCEEVE; this is encoded by the coding sequence ATGGCAAAAATAGAAAGACAAAAGCGAATCTATCGCAAGCGCATCCCTTACGGAATGCAGAACTTTGAGGATGTAATGGAAAGAGATTGTTACTATGTTGACAAGACCCCATTCATAGAGAAAATAGAAGAATCTAACATGTATTTCTTCTTCATTCGCCCTCGCCGTTTCGGCAAGAGCCTTACCCTCTCCATGCTCGAAAACTATTACGACATCAACAAGAAGGATAAGTTTGAAAGCCTCTTCGGCAAGCTTTACATCGGAGAGAATCCTACCCCTGAACGCAACAGCTATCTCATCCTTCACCTGAATTTTGCCATGATTTCAGCAGGATTGGATAATTATAAAAAAGGACTTGATGCCCATTGCAACAACAAGTTCAATTCCTTCTGCAGCAGATACGCCCACCTTTTGCCACCGCACACAAAGGAAGAGATGAACCAAAAGGAAGATGCCGTTGCCCAATTGGGATTTCTATGCGACAAATGTGCTGAAGCTGGCTTGAAGATTTATCTCTTCATCGACGAATACGACCATTTTACCAATCAGATTCTTGCCCACAAGGAGCATGAAACCCGATACCGCGAGCAGACTCACGGCGAGGGATATCTCCGCCATTTCTTCGATACCATCAAGGGAGCCGCAGGCGATTCATTGGGCAGAGTTTTTGTTACAGGAGTAAGTCCCGTAACCATGGATGATCTGACCAGCGGTTTCAACATCGGCACCAACTATTCCCTGTCTCCGGAGTTCAACGAGATGGTGGGATTCACCGAGGATGAAGTGCGCGAAATGCTGGCCTATTACGCCAGCGTGCTGCCATTCCGCCATAGTGTGGATGAGCTGATAGAAGTGATGAAACCATGGTATGATAATTATTGTTTCAGCATCAGAAGATATGGCAAGACAACCATGTACAACTCCGTGATGGTGCTCAATTTTGTGGACAATTACATTCGCAACGATTATGATATTCCTGATAGCATGTTGGAAACCAACATCCGTATCGACTACGATAAGATTCGCATGCTCATCCGCCATGACAAGGAGTTTGCCCACGATGCCAGCATCATACAGGATATTGTAACCAAGGGATTCACCACGGGAACCCTGATGGAGAATTTCCCCGCCGAGCGCATCAACGACCCGGACAATTTTCTGAGTCTGCTCTTCTATTTCGGCATGGTAACGATAGGCGGCACCTACCAGGGCAACACCCGCTTTGTGGTTCCCAACGAGGTGGTACGAGACCAGATGTACACCTATCTGCTGGATACCTATAAGGAGAATGACCTCACATTTGAGCAATACGACAAGACCCAACTGGAGAGCAAGCTTGCCTACGAAGGCACATTCAAGCCCTACTTCGCCTACATAGCCGATTGCCTGAAGCGCTTCTCTTCCCAGCGCGACAAGCAGAAGGGCGAGGCCTACGTTCATGGTTTCACCCTGGCGATGACGAGCCAATGCAAGTTCTACCGTCCCATCTCAGAACTTGACAACGATGGCGGTTATGCCGACATATTCCTCCTACCCCTCTGCAACATTTATAAGGACATGGAAGATTCCTACATCGTGGAGCTGAAATATTGTAAGCCGGGCACCAGCGATGAGCAGTTGAACCATCTCTTCGAGGAAGCCTCTGCTCAGGTAAGGCGCTACGCCGATAGCGACATCGTGCGCGAATCAGTAAAGAGAACGAAGCTTCATCAGCTCGTTGTTATTTATCGTGGCGCAGAGATGGCGATGTGCGAGGAGGTGGAATAA
- a CDS encoding 5-methylcytosine restriction system specificity protein McrC has protein sequence MQQKIPIENLYYLLCYAWGVSDQLDWVKVDGEKCHSLENLLSMVLLNACDRLLRQGLLRAYRFEEQEVEGVRGKLNLAETLKSGKQLKGRTICQVDELTQDVVINRVIFSTLKRLMRIEGIDEDIRARLRKTLAKFPHIEEIHVTEGLLGRLLQHRLSGFYKLVLNICRLIWDSTLPCKDKDGRLEFLDFTEDDFRMNCIFERFLMNFCKLNCRDEYPEVHREYIDFQLSPFGMMFKEAGEALPMMETDVTLFNPNTQEKLILDAKFYREALVSKFGGREKVRRDHLSQILSYVMNQEDRSKPHTMNACGALVYPTVDEDFDFSYRYKETGHRIFVRTVNLGQPWRKIEERVKEIVKREGRDEW, from the coding sequence ATGCAACAGAAAATTCCAATTGAAAATCTGTATTATCTGCTCTGTTATGCCTGGGGCGTAAGCGACCAGCTTGACTGGGTGAAGGTGGATGGCGAGAAATGCCATTCGCTGGAGAACCTATTGTCCATGGTTTTGCTCAACGCCTGCGATAGGCTTTTGCGCCAAGGACTTTTGAGAGCGTATCGGTTTGAGGAGCAGGAAGTGGAGGGCGTTCGCGGCAAGCTGAATCTTGCTGAGACTTTGAAAAGCGGTAAGCAGCTAAAAGGCAGAACCATCTGCCAGGTAGATGAGCTTACGCAGGATGTAGTCATCAACCGGGTTATCTTTTCTACCTTGAAGAGACTGATGAGGATAGAGGGAATTGATGAGGATATCAGAGCCAGGTTGCGAAAGACTTTGGCAAAATTTCCTCATATTGAGGAAATTCATGTTACTGAAGGTTTGCTGGGGCGGCTTCTTCAGCATAGGCTTAGCGGGTTTTATAAGCTGGTTCTTAATATCTGCCGGTTGATTTGGGACTCTACCCTTCCCTGCAAGGATAAGGATGGCAGACTGGAGTTTTTGGATTTCACGGAGGATGATTTCCGGATGAACTGCATCTTTGAGCGATTCCTCATGAATTTCTGCAAGCTGAATTGCCGGGATGAGTATCCTGAGGTGCATCGGGAATATATTGATTTCCAGCTTTCACCTTTCGGGATGATGTTTAAGGAGGCTGGCGAGGCTCTACCGATGATGGAAACCGACGTGACGCTTTTCAATCCGAATACGCAGGAGAAGCTTATTCTTGATGCCAAGTTTTACCGCGAGGCGCTGGTTTCGAAGTTTGGCGGCAGGGAGAAGGTTCGCAGGGACCATCTCTCGCAGATTCTTTCTTACGTGATGAACCAGGAAGACCGGAGCAAGCCGCATACTATGAATGCTTGCGGAGCTTTGGTCTACCCTACCGTGGATGAGGATTTCGACTTTTCTTATAGATATAAGGAGACGGGGCATCGCATCTTTGTGAGGACGGTAAACCTGGGGCAACCTTGGAGGAAAATAGAGGAACGGGTGAAGGAGATAGTGAAGAGAGAAGGCAGGGATGAATGGTGA
- a CDS encoding AAA family ATPase: MADKNIFKLEGKSQEQVKEAFLEFLKIDKTKPGGYASVGSNKVICKVAKEACGVNSVLEIKKAEDATEVSKLLTGRIDEELDYGKRHQMTSLRCHVRKYIEFLNFCEGLKGKPVYEFDKDPDKPFIGASQFKKIVSLLKAKKNIILEGAPGVGKTFLARKIAYQLIGFVKDENIEMVQFHQSYSYEDFVQGIRPSEEGGFERRNGIFFDFCSKARRSPDQQFVFIIDEINRGNISKILGELMMLIEADKRKKQYAIKLTYSNEDDERFFVPENVYLIGCMNTADRSLAIVDYALRRRFRFCPIKPEFNEAFINFLEEKGISQKNAELVVSKVKSANEVISTIDRGLEIGHSYFCQAEGCEDFSVWWNDICEYELFPYLREICFDDEDKYELICNKLKF; encoded by the coding sequence ATGGCAGATAAGAATATTTTTAAATTAGAAGGGAAAAGCCAGGAACAGGTAAAGGAAGCCTTTCTGGAATTTCTGAAAATAGACAAAACCAAGCCCGGTGGCTATGCCAGCGTAGGCTCAAACAAGGTTATCTGCAAGGTAGCGAAAGAGGCTTGCGGGGTAAACTCGGTATTGGAAATCAAGAAAGCAGAGGATGCCACAGAAGTGAGCAAACTCCTGACTGGCAGAATAGACGAAGAACTGGACTACGGCAAGAGGCACCAAATGACAAGCCTGAGATGCCACGTAAGAAAATACATCGAATTTCTGAACTTCTGCGAAGGTCTGAAAGGCAAACCTGTTTACGAGTTTGATAAAGACCCAGATAAGCCATTCATCGGCGCCAGCCAATTCAAGAAGATTGTTTCCCTGCTGAAGGCAAAGAAGAACATCATCCTAGAGGGAGCACCTGGTGTGGGCAAAACCTTTCTGGCCAGAAAGATAGCCTATCAGCTGATTGGCTTTGTGAAGGATGAGAATATCGAGATGGTGCAGTTTCATCAATCCTACAGCTATGAGGATTTCGTGCAGGGCATCCGCCCTTCTGAGGAGGGTGGCTTTGAACGGAGGAATGGCATTTTCTTTGACTTCTGCAGCAAGGCAAGACGTTCGCCGGACCAGCAGTTTGTCTTCATCATCGACGAGATAAACCGAGGAAACATCAGCAAGATTCTGGGTGAGCTGATGATGCTGATAGAGGCCGACAAGCGCAAGAAGCAGTATGCCATCAAGCTTACCTACAGCAACGAAGATGACGAACGTTTCTTTGTGCCCGAGAATGTTTATCTGATAGGCTGCATGAACACGGCCGACCGCTCGCTAGCCATCGTAGATTACGCCCTGCGGCGCCGGTTCCGCTTCTGCCCTATCAAGCCGGAATTCAACGAAGCCTTCATCAATTTTTTGGAAGAAAAAGGCATCAGTCAGAAGAATGCGGAACTGGTTGTGAGCAAGGTAAAATCTGCCAACGAGGTAATTTCTACCATCGACCGAGGGCTGGAAATCGGGCACAGTTATTTCTGTCAGGCAGAGGGTTGTGAAGATTTTTCTGTCTGGTGGAACGATATCTGTGAGTATGAATTGTTTCCGTATCTTCGTGAAATCTGCTTTGATGATGAGGATAAATATGAGTTAATCTGCAACAAACTGAAGTTCTGA
- a CDS encoding efflux RND transporter periplasmic adaptor subunit yields the protein MKRILVVAVAAILAWCGFTFFSNHAGAEAHAAEHGHEHEHEEVDFDNIPLSQKQVDAVDLMMGEAVDRVMDATIAANGQLVLRAQNKGDVASLMGGVVKAIYVKEGQNVKRGQVVALVENTDVVSLQREYFSASKECELALADLERQKLLNKAGAGVKKNAQQAAKEYHVAHANLIGIGKQLAQMGISTAAVARGKFTTAFPLRAPIAGTVSQITASLGSFADMQTPLLKIQNNQAIECDLNIFEKDLQKVKPGDKVYLSLTNQPGIKLVGHVSGLNQYFNDNSKSVAVHVKIDAQSLKTSGVHGSARLFDGMYVSGKIATGSQSCIALPSKAIVSTDGKQFVFALNGKPEKGEYSFSRHEVITGVSDGAYTEVKLCKHLKQEGKKIVTENAYYLASLTGEHADEH from the coding sequence ATGAAAAGAATATTGGTGGTTGCCGTTGCGGCAATCTTAGCCTGGTGTGGTTTCACCTTTTTCTCAAACCACGCCGGAGCAGAGGCTCATGCTGCCGAACACGGACATGAGCATGAACATGAAGAGGTGGATTTTGACAATATTCCGCTCTCTCAGAAACAGGTAGATGCTGTAGATCTGATGATGGGCGAGGCGGTTGACCGCGTGATGGATGCTACGATTGCAGCCAACGGTCAGCTCGTTTTGCGCGCCCAGAACAAGGGCGATGTGGCTTCGCTCATGGGTGGCGTGGTGAAGGCTATCTACGTGAAGGAAGGACAGAATGTGAAGCGCGGACAGGTGGTGGCGCTGGTCGAAAATACAGATGTGGTCAGTCTGCAACGCGAATATTTTTCTGCCAGCAAGGAGTGCGAACTGGCACTTGCCGACCTGGAGCGACAGAAACTGCTGAACAAGGCCGGAGCTGGCGTCAAGAAGAATGCGCAGCAGGCAGCTAAGGAGTATCATGTGGCCCACGCCAACCTCATCGGCATCGGCAAGCAGCTTGCCCAGATGGGCATTTCTACCGCCGCCGTAGCCAGGGGCAAGTTTACCACAGCCTTCCCTTTGCGTGCTCCGATTGCGGGTACGGTTTCGCAGATTACAGCCAGCTTGGGCAGCTTTGCCGACATGCAGACTCCGCTCTTGAAGATTCAGAACAACCAGGCGATAGAGTGCGATTTGAACATTTTCGAGAAAGATTTGCAGAAGGTAAAGCCGGGCGATAAGGTTTATCTCTCGCTTACCAATCAGCCGGGCATCAAGCTCGTCGGACATGTCTCTGGTTTAAACCAATACTTTAACGATAATTCGAAATCAGTTGCTGTTCATGTAAAAATAGATGCGCAGTCTCTTAAAACCAGCGGAGTTCACGGCTCAGCCCGACTCTTCGACGGAATGTACGTAAGCGGCAAGATAGCTACGGGCAGCCAGTCGTGCATCGCCCTTCCTTCCAAGGCCATCGTCAGTACCGACGGCAAGCAGTTTGTCTTCGCTCTGAACGGCAAGCCAGAGAAGGGCGAGTACAGCTTCTCCCGCCACGAGGTTATTACGGGCGTTTCGGATGGAGCTTATACCGAGGTAAAACTCTGCAAACATCTGAAGCAGGAGGGCAAGAAGATTGTGACAGAAAATGCATATTATCTGGCTTCGCTCACGGGCGAACATGCGGATGAGCATTAA
- a CDS encoding efflux RND transporter permease subunit → MFQKLITYSIRHKLVVGVFTIALVIWGIVSLIHLPFDSTPDITDNQVQVITQAPSLGAQEVEQYVTTPVEMALANIPELKERRSISRSGLSVITLVFDDDADIYWVRSQVSQMLTQVEKDLPKNVETEMGPIATGLGEIYHYTVRAEKGYEHKYSLTQLRTIQDWIVRKQLSGTPGVAEVSGWGGYVKQYEVAINTDKLNASNLTVSEVFDALEKNNANTGGSYIEENSNQYFIRGIGVVKSLEDVANIAVKTVNGTPIKIGDVAKVQLGHATRFGAVTRNGEGEVVAGIAIMLKGENFQEVIRNVKLRIEQIQKSLPEGVVIEPFIDRTHLVDRVEGTIARNLTEGGLIVIFVLIIFLGNWRAGLVVASVIPLSMLFAFGMMKTFGIDGNLMSLGAIDFGMIVDSAVIIVEAVVAHLGVKSIERTARNSADTPIRFSQAEMDEEVHDSASRIRKSAAFGEIIIMIVYIPLMTLVGIEGKMFRPMALTVFFAILGAFILSLTYVPMASALFLSKKGHVRKTFSDRMIEKLQGWYRPVLEWVLARYKDVITGAVSLFCMSAVAFHFLGGEFIPSLEEGDFAVEMSMSQGTSLSQMVESCSKAEKLLKAEYPEIKQVVSRIGSAEIPTDPMPVERADIMVALKPKAEWTSAETTAELMEKMEETLKTIPGLEAEISQPIQMRNNELLTGIKQDVAVKIFGDNLDVLTQQADKVSRMIKNVPGVSGIFVEEVSGLPQIQVKYNHERMAAYGVTVDEINRILETNFAGATAGAVYEGDKKFDIVLRLDPKERNFQSLQSLRIPLAGGESIPLSQLADVVYEPAPAQVSHENGARRIYVGFNVKGRDVQSTVKDIQSILDEKLKLPEGYYYNYGGEFQNLQSATQRLIIVVPVALIIILLLLYATVKNLRESLFVFSAIPLAAIGGVWALWLRGMPFSISAGVGFIALFGVAVLNGIVLIGQMNQIQKQAAAVPEENDASLAAVIQNRIIDSCMIRLRPVLMTALVASMGFLPMALSHGDGAEVQRPLATVVIGGLITSTLLTLLVLPAIYKMFTKK, encoded by the coding sequence ATGTTTCAGAAACTGATTACTTACTCCATTCGCCACAAGCTGGTGGTGGGAGTTTTCACGATAGCCCTCGTCATCTGGGGCATCGTTTCGCTCATCCATCTTCCTTTCGATTCTACGCCGGATATTACCGACAATCAGGTGCAGGTTATCACCCAGGCGCCTTCGCTCGGAGCGCAGGAGGTGGAGCAATACGTAACTACTCCGGTAGAAATGGCGCTCGCCAACATCCCCGAACTCAAGGAGCGCAGAAGCATCTCGCGAAGCGGACTCTCGGTCATCACCCTCGTTTTTGATGATGATGCAGATATCTACTGGGTACGTTCGCAGGTGAGCCAGATGCTGACCCAGGTGGAGAAAGATTTGCCCAAAAATGTGGAAACCGAGATGGGACCGATTGCTACAGGACTGGGCGAGATTTACCATTATACCGTGCGCGCCGAGAAGGGCTACGAGCACAAATATTCGCTCACCCAGCTGCGAACCATCCAGGACTGGATTGTGAGAAAACAGCTCTCGGGAACCCCGGGCGTGGCTGAAGTGAGCGGCTGGGGAGGCTATGTGAAGCAATATGAGGTGGCCATCAATACGGATAAGCTCAACGCCAGCAATCTGACTGTGAGCGAGGTGTTTGATGCGCTCGAAAAGAATAACGCCAACACGGGCGGAAGTTACATAGAGGAAAATTCCAACCAGTATTTCATCCGCGGCATAGGCGTGGTGAAGAGTCTGGAAGATGTGGCAAATATCGCCGTGAAGACCGTAAACGGCACTCCTATTAAGATAGGTGATGTGGCGAAGGTTCAGCTGGGTCATGCCACCCGTTTCGGAGCCGTTACCCGAAATGGCGAGGGCGAAGTGGTTGCCGGAATAGCCATCATGCTGAAGGGCGAAAACTTTCAGGAGGTTATCAGGAATGTGAAGCTGCGCATAGAGCAGATTCAGAAATCTCTGCCCGAGGGCGTGGTTATCGAGCCGTTTATCGACCGAACCCACCTGGTTGACCGAGTAGAGGGAACCATCGCCCGAAACCTGACTGAAGGCGGACTCATCGTCATCTTCGTGCTGATTATTTTCCTGGGCAACTGGCGTGCCGGACTGGTTGTGGCGAGCGTCATTCCGCTCAGCATGCTCTTTGCTTTCGGCATGATGAAGACCTTCGGAATCGACGGCAATCTGATGTCGCTCGGAGCCATCGATTTCGGTATGATAGTCGATTCTGCCGTCATTATCGTAGAGGCTGTTGTGGCCCATCTGGGCGTGAAGAGTATTGAGCGGACGGCGAGAAATTCTGCCGATACTCCCATCCGTTTTTCTCAGGCAGAGATGGATGAGGAGGTTCATGATTCCGCTTCGCGCATCCGCAAGAGTGCGGCATTTGGCGAAATCATCATCATGATAGTTTACATTCCGCTGATGACGCTTGTGGGCATCGAGGGCAAGATGTTCCGTCCGATGGCGCTTACCGTTTTCTTCGCCATCCTGGGTGCCTTCATCCTCTCGCTCACCTATGTTCCGATGGCGAGTGCGCTCTTCCTGAGCAAGAAGGGACATGTGCGTAAAACCTTTAGCGACAGAATGATAGAGAAACTTCAGGGCTGGTATCGACCGGTTCTGGAATGGGTCTTGGCGCGATATAAGGATGTGATTACCGGCGCCGTTTCGCTCTTCTGCATGAGCGCAGTAGCCTTCCATTTCCTGGGTGGCGAATTCATTCCGAGTCTGGAAGAGGGCGATTTTGCGGTAGAAATGAGCATGTCGCAGGGCACTTCGCTCTCGCAGATGGTAGAGAGCTGCTCCAAGGCTGAGAAACTTCTGAAGGCTGAATATCCTGAAATCAAGCAGGTGGTGAGCCGCATAGGTAGCGCCGAGATTCCTACCGATCCGATGCCGGTAGAAAGGGCCGACATCATGGTGGCGCTCAAGCCGAAAGCTGAATGGACTTCGGCAGAAACTACCGCCGAACTGATGGAGAAGATGGAAGAAACCCTGAAGACGATTCCGGGCTTGGAAGCTGAGATTTCGCAGCCTATCCAGATGCGTAACAACGAGTTGCTTACGGGCATCAAGCAGGATGTAGCGGTTAAGATTTTTGGCGACAATCTCGATGTGCTTACCCAGCAGGCTGATAAGGTTTCAAGAATGATAAAGAATGTGCCGGGCGTGAGTGGAATCTTCGTGGAAGAGGTTTCCGGATTGCCTCAGATTCAGGTAAAATACAACCATGAACGCATGGCGGCTTATGGGGTAACTGTTGACGAAATCAACCGCATTCTTGAAACTAACTTTGCGGGCGCTACGGCTGGAGCTGTGTACGAAGGCGATAAAAAGTTTGACATCGTTCTGCGTCTTGACCCTAAGGAGCGCAACTTCCAGTCGCTTCAGTCGCTCCGTATTCCGCTGGCTGGTGGCGAGAGTATTCCGCTTTCTCAGTTGGCTGATGTGGTTTACGAACCGGCTCCTGCTCAGGTTTCTCATGAGAATGGTGCCCGCCGCATCTACGTAGGTTTCAACGTGAAGGGTAGGGACGTGCAGAGTACCGTGAAGGATATTCAGTCCATCCTTGATGAGAAGCTGAAGCTGCCTGAGGGCTACTATTATAATTATGGTGGCGAGTTTCAGAATCTTCAGAGTGCCACCCAGCGCCTGATAATCGTGGTTCCGGTAGCGCTCATCATCATTCTGCTGCTGCTCTACGCTACGGTTAAGAATCTGCGCGAATCCCTCTTCGTGTTCTCCGCCATTCCGCTTGCTGCGATAGGTGGCGTCTGGGCGCTTTGGTTGCGCGGAATGCCTTTCAGCATTTCGGCGGGCGTAGGTTTCATCGCCCTCTTTGGCGTGGCGGTTCTCAACGGCATCGTGCTGATAGGTCAGATGAACCAGATACAGAAGCAGGCGGCAGCGGTTCCTGAGGAGAATGACGCAAGTTTGGCGGCTGTTATTCAGAACAGAATTATTGACAGTTGTATGATTCGTCTCCGTCCGGTTCTGATGACGGCCCTGGTAGCTTCTATGGGTTTCCTCCCGATGGCATTATCCCATGGCGACGGAGCAGAAGTCCAGCGTCCTTTAGCTACGGTTGTAATAGGCGGTCTCATTACCAGCACGCTCCTTACGCTTCTGGTTCTGCCAGCCATCTATAAGATGTTTACGAAAAAGTAA